From Candidatus Manganitrophus morganii, the proteins below share one genomic window:
- a CDS encoding mechanosensitive ion channel family protein, translated as MTIDRLKELALSTTFAFAQSGFRIILLIVAGLIGIRVLSFLLHRMEEILIKTREPVETVKGSTRKRVTTLVGILKTIGYFSIWSIVLISCLDQVGVNVAPILAGAGIVGLAVGFGAQNLVRDVIAGFFMILENQVRVGDVAIINGTGGLVETITFRTIVLRDLAGVVHVIPNGAISSLANMTKEWSAYVIDVRVDYKEDTDRVVKVMREVAEALSKEAEYKEKIIEPIEIFGVDNFGESEVTIKARIKTEPIQQWTVGREYRRRLKKAFDAQGIEIPFPHRSLYMGEASKPLEVLVKQVAANSNS; from the coding sequence ATGACGATAGACCGTTTGAAAGAGTTGGCGTTGAGCACCACATTCGCCTTTGCGCAGTCGGGGTTCCGAATTATTTTACTGATCGTGGCCGGGTTGATCGGCATCCGGGTTCTGAGCTTTCTGCTTCATCGGATGGAGGAGATTCTCATTAAAACCCGAGAGCCGGTCGAGACGGTGAAAGGCTCCACCAGGAAACGGGTCACCACGCTGGTCGGGATTTTGAAAACCATCGGATATTTTTCCATCTGGTCGATCGTCCTGATCAGCTGTCTCGATCAGGTCGGGGTGAATGTGGCCCCCATTCTGGCGGGCGCCGGGATTGTCGGACTCGCCGTCGGCTTCGGCGCGCAGAATCTGGTGCGGGACGTGATCGCCGGCTTCTTCATGATCCTGGAGAATCAGGTGCGGGTGGGAGATGTCGCCATCATCAACGGCACCGGGGGACTGGTGGAGACGATTACGTTTCGGACAATTGTCCTCCGGGATCTGGCGGGGGTGGTCCATGTGATCCCGAACGGGGCGATCTCCTCCCTCGCCAACATGACCAAGGAATGGTCCGCGTATGTGATCGACGTCCGGGTCGATTACAAGGAGGATACCGACCGGGTGGTCAAAGTAATGCGGGAGGTGGCGGAAGCGCTTTCGAAGGAGGCGGAATACAAAGAAAAGATCATCGAGCCAATCGAAATTTTCGGCGTCGACAATTTCGGAGAATCGGAGGTGACGATCAAAGCCCGGATCAAAACAGAGCCGATTCAGCAATGGACGGTCGGGCGCGAGTACCGGCGAAGATTGAAGAAGGCCTTCGATGCCCAAGGCATTGAAATCCCCTTCCCGCACCGCTCGCTCTACATGGGTGAGGCGAGCAAGCCGCTCGAGGTCCTGGTCAAGCAGGTCGCGGCGAACTCAAACAGCTGA
- a CDS encoding zf-TFIIB domain-containing protein, whose amino-acid sequence MNCPVCKNVTLVMADRQGIEVDYCPQCRGIWLDRGELDKMIERAAAAMGTPERQAAAPRDPGAGAYREHRDYDDDYRRKTKKRGFLGDLFDFD is encoded by the coding sequence ATGAACTGTCCGGTATGTAAGAACGTAACGCTGGTCATGGCGGATCGACAAGGGATTGAGGTCGACTACTGCCCGCAGTGCCGCGGTATCTGGCTGGACCGCGGCGAGCTCGACAAAATGATCGAACGCGCCGCGGCGGCCATGGGAACGCCGGAAAGACAGGCCGCTGCGCCGCGCGATCCCGGCGCGGGCGCCTACCGTGAGCACCGGGATTACGATGATGACTACCGCCGGAAAACGAAAAAGCGGGGGTTTCTCGGCGACCTGTTCGATTTCGATTAA
- a CDS encoding phosphatase PAP2 family protein, producing MIVKHNWKWIIPTLVILTVAVTGPVWARGSAGDFDNAWGRRFDGQSQFRDSSRDQTTRGGNDAINRLRYWNEIAINTSGLDHTPVAPGESRVFGEQLGPGRSSRALAIVQIGVFDAINAIVGGYRSYTGLSPVSSSTSIDAAIAQAAHDTLIALFPSQKARLDGLLAEDLRQIRTWDGRAKTNGINLGKRAAAAILALRANDHSHYIEPQMNTEYIPSNEPGKWRQDPISQIPIAMGAYWGKVTPFVLRSSDQFRVPPPPAMDSPEYTAAFEEVKRLGGDGVVTPTERTTAETEIGIYWAYDGTPSLCAPPRLYNQIAVQIAEQMGSNTIELARLLALVNVAMADAGVAIWESKFYYNVWRPVTGIREADEGTGPTGLGDGNPATIGDLEFTPLGAPASNLTGPDFTPPFPAYPSGHAGFGAALFQVLRNFYRTDNIPFTFVSDEFNGVTLDNDGNVRPLLPRSFSTLSQAEEENGQSRIYLGIHWSFDKTEGIAQGRRIADFVFRNAFVPVRERSSDGDDRDSDRDDRDRDWR from the coding sequence ATGATCGTAAAACACAATTGGAAGTGGATCATCCCGACATTGGTTATTCTTACTGTCGCCGTGACCGGTCCTGTCTGGGCGCGCGGGTCCGCGGGCGATTTCGATAATGCCTGGGGCCGACGCTTTGACGGCCAATCGCAATTCCGCGATTCGTCGAGAGATCAAACAACACGGGGTGGAAATGACGCGATCAACCGCCTCCGTTACTGGAACGAGATCGCCATCAACACCAGCGGGCTCGATCACACCCCCGTGGCGCCGGGCGAGAGCCGCGTCTTCGGGGAGCAATTGGGCCCCGGGCGGTCAAGCCGCGCGCTGGCGATCGTCCAGATCGGGGTGTTTGATGCAATTAATGCGATCGTCGGCGGGTATCGAAGCTATACCGGTCTTTCTCCGGTCTCCAGCAGCACCTCCATCGATGCAGCCATTGCACAGGCGGCGCACGATACGTTGATTGCCCTCTTCCCCTCGCAGAAGGCGAGACTGGATGGCCTGCTTGCCGAAGACCTCAGGCAAATTCGGACCTGGGATGGGCGCGCCAAGACAAACGGGATTAATCTTGGAAAGCGGGCGGCCGCCGCGATCCTGGCGCTTAGGGCGAACGATCATTCGCACTATATCGAGCCTCAAATGAATACGGAGTACATCCCGAGCAACGAGCCGGGAAAGTGGCGCCAAGACCCAATCAGCCAGATTCCGATCGCAATGGGCGCCTACTGGGGCAAAGTGACCCCCTTTGTCTTAAGATCGAGCGATCAGTTCCGGGTGCCCCCTCCGCCGGCCATGGACAGTCCTGAATATACGGCCGCTTTTGAAGAGGTGAAACGCCTGGGGGGAGACGGCGTTGTCACCCCGACGGAGCGGACCACGGCGGAGACCGAAATCGGCATTTACTGGGCTTATGATGGAACGCCGAGCCTCTGTGCCCCGCCGCGGCTCTATAATCAAATCGCGGTGCAGATCGCCGAACAAATGGGATCAAATACCATCGAGCTTGCACGGCTTTTGGCGCTGGTCAATGTGGCGATGGCCGACGCCGGCGTTGCCATTTGGGAGTCGAAATTCTACTACAATGTTTGGCGTCCGGTCACTGGAATCCGCGAGGCCGACGAGGGGACCGGCCCCACCGGCCTCGGCGACGGCAATCCCGCCACGATCGGAGATCTGGAGTTCACGCCGCTTGGCGCGCCGGCCAGCAATCTCACCGGGCCGGACTTTACCCCCCCCTTCCCGGCCTATCCTTCCGGGCATGCCGGGTTCGGGGCCGCCCTTTTTCAAGTCTTGAGGAACTTCTACCGGACCGACAATATCCCCTTCACCTTCGTGTCGGACGAGTTCAACGGCGTGACGCTGGACAACGACGGAAACGTCCGCCCGCTTCTCCCGCGCAGCTTCTCGACTCTCTCCCAGGCCGAGGAAGAGAACGGCCAGAGCCGAATCTATCTCGGCATCCACTGGTCGTTCGACAAAACCGAGGGAATCGCCCAGGGCCGGCGTATCGCCGATTTTGTGTTCAGGAACGCCTTCGTGCCGGTGCGCGAGCGAAGCTCCGATGGAGATGATCGGGATTCGGATCGAGATGATAGAGATAGAGATTGGCGGTAA
- a CDS encoding cupin domain-containing protein: protein MPLSIRRWEKPGEPAQKVALEKDLKAQGYQPEFWVDKPGTSYPNRKYPAETILWILRGEAKITVGADADILRDGDRTILPPNTPYSLQVLGDKSLLWLIALKKKKR, encoded by the coding sequence ATGCCCCTCTCGATCCGCCGATGGGAGAAGCCGGGCGAGCCGGCGCAGAAGGTCGCCCTCGAAAAAGACTTAAAAGCCCAGGGCTATCAACCGGAGTTCTGGGTCGATAAGCCCGGCACCAGCTACCCCAACCGAAAGTATCCCGCCGAAACGATCCTTTGGATCTTACGCGGGGAAGCCAAAATCACCGTCGGCGCCGACGCCGACATCCTCCGCGACGGCGACCGCACGATCCTCCCTCCGAACACCCCCTACAGCCTCCAGGTCCTGGGCGACAAGAGCCTTCTCTGGTTGATTGCGCTGAAGAAGAAAAAAAGGTAA